From Sphingorhabdus sp. SMR4y:
CGCTTCATTGCCGTCGATTGCAACGATCTTGAGGACGGTGACCTTGGGAATACCGCCCATTTTATGGAACGCCCGCCCCGGCGTGCTGTCGATCAGCCCTTCGTCGGCCATGTCCTTCAGCAGCGCTTTCAGCGCAATCTTGTCCGAGCCCCGCAATCCGAAGGCTTTCGCGATTTCCCGTTTGCCGACCTGCTGGTCGGACCGCTCGATAAAATCCAGTATCTGTTTGCGCGTGGGAACCTGTTTCGGTTTGTGGGTTTTTCTCGGACCGGCCATCAATAGGCTTTGCCGATGATGATCCGCTCGACCGCCGGTTTCCCGGTGAAGATACAGACCCCGTCTGCCGGTGCGGCATCCACCGGAACATTGCGGAAGGTCAGCTTCAGCTTTTTCAGCCGCTCTTCGATCGCGTCCAGTTCGTCGCCGGTCGCCTTGGACCATTGCACTTCCAGCCAGCCCGGATATTTCTTATTCTCTTTGTAGAAACGCTCGACGTCCGACCAATGTTCGACACCGCGCGTGATATTGCCCTCGAGGCGCTGCCTGGCCTCGGCATGCAGGGCGGACTGGATCTCGGACAACAGCGCCGGAATCTCCGGAATGAATTCTGCCTTGGCGAGAAATTTCGTGTCGAGCTTGCCGCTGTCCTGATAGAGCGCATCGCGCCGGATCATCGCCACCTTGTCGTCGGCCATGTCGCGCGGTCCGATTTCCAATATGACCGGCGCGCCTTTCTTGATCCAGGACCAGCGCTTGGTCTGGGTCTTGGCACCCGTGATGTCCAGCTTGACCCGGACCGGTTCGTCAAAGGCCCGCAGCTTGCCGATATCCTTCGCCAGAGCCTTGCAATAGTCCAGCACTTCTTCGTCTTCCGGCTTGTCACGCAGCATCGGCACGATCACCACCTGATAGGGCGCAATCAGCGGCGGCACACGCATGCCGTCGTCATCACCATGGGTCATGATGACCCCGCCGATCATCCGCGTCGACGTTCCCCAGCTGGTGGTATAGGCAAACTGGAACTCGCCCTCCTTGTCCTGATAGCGTATATTCTGCGCCTTGCTGAAGGTCTGGCCGAGGAAGTGGCTGGTGCCGGCCTGCAATGCCTTGCCGTCCTGCATCATCGCCTCGATCGAATAGGTCGCATCAGCGCCGGGGAAACGCTCATTCTCCGGCTTTTCTCCGGCGACGACCGGCATGGCCAGCACGCTTTCCGAAAAGTCGCGGTACATTTCCAGCGCGTTCAGCGTCTCTTCCATCGCTTCGGCCTTGGTGGCATGGGCGGTATGCCCCTCCTGCCAGAGAAATTCGGTGGTCCGCAGAAACATTCTGGTGCGCATTTCCCAGCGCACCACATTGGCCCACTGGTTGATCATCACCGGCAGGTCACGCCAGCTTTGCACCCAGCGGGCAAAAGCGGTGCCGATCACCGTTTCGGAGGTTGGCCGCACGACCAGCGGTTCTTCCAGCCTGGCTTCCGGATCGACGACCAGTCCGCCATCTTCGCCCTTGATCAGCCGGTGATGGGTAACAACCGCCATTTCCTTGGCAAAGCCGTCGACATGCTCAGCTTCTTTCGAAAAATAGCTGAGCGGAATGAACAGCGGGAAATAGCAATTCTCATGGCCGGATGCCTTGATCCGCTGGTCCATCAGATATTGCACCCGTTCCCAGATGCCATAGCCCCAGGGACGCATGATCATGCTGCCGCGCACGCCGGACTCTTCAGCCATGTCGGCTTCCGTGATCACCTGTTGATACCATCCCGCAAAATCTTTTTCACGGGTGATGGATAGGGCATTTTTCTTCACTGGTTTTTCCTGCGGATTAATGGGGGCCGATGGTCAGTTGTCGATCTTGTCGATTTTCGACTGAATATCGGCCAACTGTTTTTTCAGCTCCATAATTTCAATATCCTTCTCGGACAATTGATTTTCCGCTGTATCATCCGTTTCGCCCCGGTCATTCTGGCCGATGCTCAACGCCTTTTCGAATACGCCGGCCAGCGGACTGGCCTTCAGGGCATTTTCAACCGCTTCCTGAAATTGCTTCTGGTTCTTCACCGCCATCTGGCCAAGCGGATTTTTGTTGAGCGCCCCCTCGACCGCTTCCTGAAACTGCTTCTGGTTCTTGCGGAAATTATCCATCGATGCTTCGAGATAGGACGGCATCAGGGACTGCATGCTGTTGCCATACATGGAGATCAACTGGCGCAGGAACTTGACCGGCAGCATCTGCTTGCCGCTGCTTTCCTCGTCGACAATGATCTGGGTCAGCACATTATGCGTGATATCCTCGCCCGTCTTCGCGTCGACCACAATGAAATCCTGATCATTGCGGGTCATCTCGGCGAGAAAGTCGAGCGTGATATAGCTCGATGTCTCGGTATTGTAGAGACGACGATTGGCGTATTTCTTGATCGTTATGGGATCACCTGGATTAACGTTCTTGGACTTGGCCATATCTGCTCCCGATGGGCTGGAATCCTGTTCTCGATCAGGACTTTCCAGCCTCCAATTATGTATATGTTGCAAGAGCACTAAACCTATTTGTGCATTGCCGCAACTTTTGTTGCTATCGGTGTTTTTTGCGCAGCATTTTTATTTTGTGCAACTGCGTAGATATACAGTATTCCTGCGGTACTAGGTCCAAACGCGGCCGAGACGATTGCCGAGGCCGGTGATCAACTCATATTGCGACAGCCCCGATTGGGCTGATGCCACCTCGAGATCATATTCACAATCAACCCAGTCCCCTTCCTGCAAATGGGGTGCTGCGGTCAGATCAATCGCGATCAGATCCATCGATACCCGGCCCAGTACCGGCAACAGAAGTCCTTCATGCATGAACATGCCGCTGTTCGAAAATCCCCGCAAATAGCCGTCGGCATAGCCCATCGCCAATATGCCAACCTTGTGCGGTTCGGCTGCAACATATTGCGCATTATAACCGAGCTTGTCGCCCGCCTGCAGCGAGCGCACCTGAATGATTTCTGCCTGCGGAATCGCCACCTGAGCAATGACGTTGTCCAGTGCCGGACGCTGGATCCCCCCGTAGAGCGAAAGACCGGGACGGGTCACATCGAAATGATAATCGCTGCCCAGTGCGATACCGGCGCTGTTCGCGAGACTGGCCCGCTTGCCCGTGACGATTGCCAGCGCAGCCTTATACTGGGTAAGCTGCTCCTCATTCTGAGGACCGTCTTCATCGGCCGAAGCGAGATGGCTCATCACCATGTCGATCGCCATGCCGGCGAACAGATCGGCTTTCAGGTCTTCCACATTGATGCCGAGGCGATTCATGCCGCTGTTGATCATGATGTCACACGGCTTGCCGGTGGCTTTCCAGCGCTGCACCTGCTCGAGGCTGTTCAGCACCGGCTTTGCCGGAGACTGGAGCGCGAAAGGCAAATCCGCTGCGCGCACGCCATTGAGTACGGACACCTCCGCGTTCCCCGTGGTCAGGTCTTCAATTTCCTGCGCTTCCTGCCAATTGGCGACAAAAAAATCTGTACAACCCGCCGCGAGCAGTCGGCCGACAACCTCGCGTGACCCCAGCCCATAGGCGTTGGCCTTGACCGCCGCCCCTGCCTTTGCGTCTCCGGACATAAGGTCAAGCGCGCGCCAGTTGGCAAGCAGCGCGTCGGAGTCGAGCTTCACGCGTGCGGTTGGCGGAATATTCGGTTTCTCGTCACTCATGAAGCGACCGATAGGACCTTTATCACGCTTCGTCGAGAGACGCTTCCGGGTCGTTGGGAATGCCCCACCAGGCAACGATGACCCCGAAAGCAACAACAACCCATGTATACCAGAGGCCCGCGTAGATATCGCCGGATCGCGCCACGATATAGCCAGCAATCAACGGCAGGAAACCGCCAAGATAACCGGCGCCGATATGATAGGGTATCGACATCGAGCT
This genomic window contains:
- the proS gene encoding proline--tRNA ligase gives rise to the protein MKKNALSITREKDFAGWYQQVITEADMAEESGVRGSMIMRPWGYGIWERVQYLMDQRIKASGHENCYFPLFIPLSYFSKEAEHVDGFAKEMAVVTHHRLIKGEDGGLVVDPEARLEEPLVVRPTSETVIGTAFARWVQSWRDLPVMINQWANVVRWEMRTRMFLRTTEFLWQEGHTAHATKAEAMEETLNALEMYRDFSESVLAMPVVAGEKPENERFPGADATYSIEAMMQDGKALQAGTSHFLGQTFSKAQNIRYQDKEGEFQFAYTTSWGTSTRMIGGVIMTHGDDDGMRVPPLIAPYQVVIVPMLRDKPEDEEVLDYCKALAKDIGKLRAFDEPVRVKLDITGAKTQTKRWSWIKKGAPVILEIGPRDMADDKVAMIRRDALYQDSGKLDTKFLAKAEFIPEIPALLSEIQSALHAEARQRLEGNITRGVEHWSDVERFYKENKKYPGWLEVQWSKATGDELDAIEERLKKLKLTFRNVPVDAAPADGVCIFTGKPAVERIIIGKAY
- the phaR gene encoding polyhydroxyalkanoate synthesis repressor PhaR, coding for MAKSKNVNPGDPITIKKYANRRLYNTETSSYITLDFLAEMTRNDQDFIVVDAKTGEDITHNVLTQIIVDEESSGKQMLPVKFLRQLISMYGNSMQSLMPSYLEASMDNFRKNQKQFQEAVEGALNKNPLGQMAVKNQKQFQEAVENALKASPLAGVFEKALSIGQNDRGETDDTAENQLSEKDIEIMELKKQLADIQSKIDKIDN
- the alr gene encoding alanine racemase, translating into MSDEKPNIPPTARVKLDSDALLANWRALDLMSGDAKAGAAVKANAYGLGSREVVGRLLAAGCTDFFVANWQEAQEIEDLTTGNAEVSVLNGVRAADLPFALQSPAKPVLNSLEQVQRWKATGKPCDIMINSGMNRLGINVEDLKADLFAGMAIDMVMSHLASADEDGPQNEEQLTQYKAALAIVTGKRASLANSAGIALGSDYHFDVTRPGLSLYGGIQRPALDNVIAQVAIPQAEIIQVRSLQAGDKLGYNAQYVAAEPHKVGILAMGYADGYLRGFSNSGMFMHEGLLLPVLGRVSMDLIAIDLTAAPHLQEGDWVDCEYDLEVASAQSGLSQYELITGLGNRLGRVWT